In Achromobacter spanius, the following proteins share a genomic window:
- a CDS encoding TonB-dependent siderophore receptor, with protein MNRRLSRDGTALPSRPRQPRIALRTLPLLIALGLAQAPDAQAQEAQAHSPAVLVNTARQPLHDALVEVSRQASLEILYPPELVAGKTAPPVAGRLTPQQALDRILAGSGLIAVIRGNTVTIEPEPRDLDATTMAAVTVIARRAADGTTEGTGSYTSLVTSTASKTDLAFREVPQSVSVVTRQMLDDQHLVNVTDAMSRAPGITVRRVNSYSSDYYSRGFQITSMQIDGGAPLALGSYTYGPTQDMAFYDRVEIMRGASGLLGGMGDPGGIINLVRKKPLAEYQLTVEASAGSWDNYRSMIDATGPLGFDGRLRGRAVAVYGDSGSYMSHSSTETPQIYGVLEADLTRSTLLTVGGSYSRMREQGSRSGLPRYTDGGDIGLSRSTNLSQPWTYVHTDTKQIFAQLEQRLGDTWRFKANYTREETDSKSLTAFANGGVDRDTGLGATWGGGRYAMTNTQNLLDVNLSGSFDLLGGTHEALLGADWQRSEGTWAVSKPVDEWKVPVNVYNRNIWNPDLSLPENERYDPWGQEQKGMYGVLRINPTERLHLIAGARFSSYNFYQTVSAPINGGWVPYSKTSYREPTTTTPYGGVIYDLSDAWSAYVSYATIHKPQGLLKSGPLPGSSLPAIKGKSYEMGVKGELLDGRLNATFSLFNVERTGTGVLDPRYPEDYDAWAGNCCYLAQGKVVSRGLDMEIGGEVSPGWEVALGYTFNNTRDKTNDAVYSSITPRHLLKVSTAYTLPGDWSRWRIGGSAQVQSANYVTGTAYSRDSRTYTPYKFQQAGYATVNLMAQYRFAPQWTATVNVNNLFDKVYYERVGASNGGNWYGAPRNVMLTLRGTY; from the coding sequence GTGAACCGTAGACTTTCCCGCGACGGCACCGCCCTGCCGTCGCGACCGCGCCAGCCGCGCATTGCCCTGCGCACGCTGCCCTTGCTGATTGCGCTGGGCCTGGCTCAAGCCCCCGACGCGCAGGCCCAGGAGGCGCAAGCCCACAGCCCCGCCGTCCTGGTCAACACCGCCCGCCAACCCTTGCATGACGCCTTGGTCGAAGTCAGCCGGCAGGCATCGCTGGAAATTCTCTACCCGCCGGAGTTGGTCGCGGGAAAGACGGCGCCCCCGGTCGCGGGCCGCCTGACGCCGCAACAGGCGCTAGACCGCATCCTGGCCGGCAGCGGCCTGATCGCGGTGATACGCGGCAACACGGTCACCATCGAACCCGAACCGCGGGACCTGGACGCCACCACCATGGCGGCCGTGACCGTCATCGCGCGCCGCGCCGCCGACGGCACAACCGAAGGCACGGGGTCGTACACCAGCCTGGTCACCAGCACCGCGTCCAAGACCGATCTGGCGTTCCGCGAAGTGCCTCAGTCCGTGTCGGTCGTGACCCGTCAGATGCTCGACGACCAGCATCTGGTCAACGTCACCGACGCCATGAGCCGTGCGCCCGGCATCACGGTCCGCCGCGTGAATTCCTATTCGTCCGACTACTACTCGCGCGGCTTCCAGATCACCAGCATGCAGATCGACGGCGGCGCCCCCTTGGCGCTGGGCTCGTACACCTACGGCCCGACGCAGGACATGGCGTTCTATGACCGCGTGGAAATCATGCGCGGCGCCTCGGGCTTGCTGGGCGGCATGGGCGACCCCGGCGGCATCATCAACCTGGTGCGCAAGAAGCCGCTGGCGGAATATCAACTGACGGTGGAAGCCTCGGCCGGCAGTTGGGACAACTACCGCAGCATGATCGACGCCACCGGCCCCTTGGGATTCGATGGCCGGCTGCGCGGCCGCGCGGTTGCCGTCTATGGCGACAGCGGTTCGTACATGTCGCACAGTTCCACCGAAACGCCGCAGATCTACGGCGTGCTGGAAGCCGACCTGACCCGCAGCACGCTGCTGACGGTGGGCGGCAGCTACAGCCGGATGCGCGAGCAAGGCAGCCGCAGCGGCCTGCCTCGGTACACGGACGGCGGCGATATCGGCCTGTCGCGCTCAACCAACCTGAGCCAGCCCTGGACCTACGTCCATACCGACACCAAGCAGATCTTTGCGCAACTGGAACAACGGCTGGGCGACACCTGGCGCTTCAAGGCCAACTACACCCGCGAAGAAACCGACAGCAAATCGCTCACCGCGTTCGCCAACGGCGGAGTGGATCGCGACACGGGCCTGGGCGCCACCTGGGGCGGCGGACGGTACGCAATGACCAACACCCAGAACCTGCTGGATGTGAACCTGTCCGGCAGCTTCGACCTGCTTGGCGGCACGCACGAAGCCCTGCTGGGCGCCGACTGGCAGCGCAGCGAAGGCACGTGGGCCGTGTCCAAGCCCGTGGACGAATGGAAGGTGCCGGTCAACGTCTACAACCGCAATATCTGGAACCCAGACCTGAGCCTGCCGGAAAACGAACGCTATGACCCGTGGGGCCAAGAGCAGAAAGGCATGTATGGCGTGCTGCGGATCAACCCGACCGAGCGCCTGCACCTGATCGCGGGCGCGCGCTTCAGTTCCTACAATTTCTACCAGACGGTCTCCGCCCCCATCAATGGCGGCTGGGTGCCGTACTCAAAAACGTCCTACCGCGAACCGACCACCACCACGCCCTACGGCGGCGTCATCTATGACCTGAGCGACGCATGGTCGGCCTATGTCAGCTACGCCACCATCCACAAGCCGCAGGGTTTGCTGAAGTCGGGCCCCCTGCCCGGCTCATCGCTGCCCGCCATCAAGGGCAAGAGCTACGAAATGGGCGTCAAGGGCGAACTGCTGGACGGCCGCCTGAACGCCACGTTCAGCCTGTTCAACGTGGAGCGCACCGGCACCGGCGTGCTGGACCCCCGCTACCCGGAAGACTATGACGCCTGGGCCGGCAACTGCTGCTACCTGGCGCAAGGCAAAGTGGTCAGCCGAGGGCTGGACATGGAGATCGGCGGCGAGGTCTCGCCCGGCTGGGAAGTCGCGCTGGGATACACCTTCAACAACACCCGCGACAAGACCAACGACGCGGTCTACAGCAGCATCACGCCGCGCCATCTGCTGAAGGTATCGACGGCCTACACCCTGCCCGGCGACTGGTCGCGCTGGCGCATCGGCGGCAGCGCGCAGGTGCAAAGCGCCAACTACGTGACGGGCACGGCATACTCGCGCGACAGCCGCACCTACACGCCGTACAAATTCCAGCAGGCAGGCTACGCCACCGTCAACCTGATGGCGCAATACCGTTTCGCCCCGCAATGGACAGCCACCGTCAACGTCAACAACCTGTTCGACAAGGTGTATTACGAACGGGTCGGCGCTTCCAATGGCGGCAACTGGTACGGCGCCCCCCGCAACGTCATGCTGACCTTGCGCGGCACGTACTGA